From Rhodothermales bacterium, one genomic window encodes:
- a CDS encoding site-2 protease family protein — translation MDSPLPPPTYRADEPLPRAPEAYDSLLIDTSPPPERRWLHLVLFLLTVGTTVWAGGTLVGRELVYAEFGLRAFIWDGLRYAFPLLLFLTVHEFGHYFAARIRGIDVSLPYYIPFPFPFLQPNIGTFGAVIRIREPLRRTSQLFDIGAAGPLAGFVVALGVLVYALATLPPPEYVFGLGGHESLKLFVDRFGAFPGQPLPEPGMIGRLTIGNTPLYWALSQFFPNVPPMYEMYHYPVLFAGWLGLFFTALNMLPVGQLDGGHILYALAGPKWHGRIARLFVIVLLFSATLGLMADTGPLMAELATQNGYPAGLGAAGLWVIAAALLYFFFGRLFDDQRAVVAGLFVTVAAAAVALRIGGIAESIGYSGWFFWCLLIVTLIKVDHPPVMHPEPLTPGRRALGIFALVLFVLCFSFKPLYIA, via the coding sequence TTGGATTCCCCGCTTCCGCCGCCGACCTACCGCGCCGACGAACCGCTGCCCCGTGCGCCCGAGGCGTACGACAGCCTGCTCATCGACACGAGCCCGCCGCCGGAGCGCCGCTGGCTCCACCTCGTGCTCTTCCTGCTCACGGTGGGGACGACGGTGTGGGCGGGCGGCACGCTCGTCGGCCGCGAACTGGTCTACGCCGAGTTCGGCCTGCGGGCGTTCATCTGGGACGGGCTCCGCTACGCGTTCCCCCTCCTCCTCTTCCTCACGGTCCACGAGTTCGGCCACTACTTCGCCGCGCGCATCCGCGGCATCGATGTCTCGCTGCCGTACTACATCCCGTTCCCGTTTCCCTTCCTCCAGCCGAACATCGGCACGTTCGGGGCGGTGATCCGGATTCGGGAGCCGCTGCGGCGGACGAGTCAGCTCTTCGACATCGGCGCGGCGGGGCCGCTCGCGGGGTTCGTCGTCGCGCTCGGCGTGCTCGTCTACGCGCTCGCCACGCTGCCGCCGCCGGAGTACGTGTTCGGGCTCGGCGGGCACGAGTCGCTCAAGCTGTTCGTGGACCGGTTCGGCGCGTTCCCCGGGCAGCCGCTTCCCGAGCCGGGGATGATCGGCCGGCTGACGATCGGGAATACGCCGCTCTACTGGGCGCTCTCGCAGTTCTTCCCAAACGTCCCGCCGATGTACGAGATGTACCACTACCCGGTGCTCTTCGCGGGGTGGCTCGGCCTGTTTTTCACCGCGCTCAACATGCTGCCCGTGGGCCAGCTCGACGGCGGGCACATCCTCTACGCCCTCGCCGGGCCGAAATGGCACGGCCGCATCGCGCGGCTCTTCGTCATCGTCCTGCTGTTCTCGGCGACGCTCGGGCTGATGGCCGACACGGGGCCGCTCATGGCCGAGCTCGCGACGCAGAACGGCTACCCGGCGGGGCTCGGGGCGGCGGGGCTGTGGGTGATCGCGGCGGCGCTGCTCTACTTCTTCTTCGGTCGGCTGTTCGATGACCAGCGGGCCGTGGTCGCCGGGCTGTTCGTCACCGTCGCGGCGGCGGCGGTCGCGCTCCGCATCGGTGGGATCGCGGAGTCGATAGGCTACTCGGGGTGGTTCTTCTGGTGCTTACTGATCGTGACACTGATCAAAGTGGACCACCCGCCGGTCATGCATCCCGAGCCGCTGACGCCGGGCCGCCGCGCGCTCGGCATCTTCGCGCTCGTCCTGTTCGTGCTCTGCTTCAGCTTCAAGCCGCTCTATATCGCGTGA
- a CDS encoding pyridoxal phosphate-dependent aminotransferase, producing the protein MPSVTDPELNPRVAAMQPSATLAMSARAKALVRAGKPVIELSAGEPDFDTPAPICEAGRRAIDEGHTRYTANAGTPALREAIVRKLRDDNGLTYSPAEILCSNGAKQSVAQAIFVLCRPGDEVVIPAPYWVSYPEMVQLAGGESVIVETTPESGYRMGPDELAAALTERTRIVVLNSPSNPTGAVYSRAELEALAEVLRGRDDVFVVSDEIYERVIYDAEHVSFAALDGMRERTVTVNGFSKAYAMTGWRLGYLAAPAWIVEAASTMQGQFTSAPSAITQQAGIAALAMDPEPIRQMVRAFRERRDFVLGALTAIPGVQCPTPEGAFYVFPDVSAYFGRTAPSGRAVANSEDLCFYLLEEHDVALVPGDAFGAPYGIRLSYAASTDDLREAMRRISAGLGALQA; encoded by the coding sequence ATGCCCTCCGTTACCGACCCCGAACTCAACCCCCGCGTGGCCGCGATGCAGCCGTCGGCGACGCTCGCCATGTCGGCCCGCGCGAAGGCCCTCGTGCGCGCCGGCAAGCCCGTCATCGAGCTCTCGGCCGGCGAGCCCGACTTCGACACGCCCGCGCCGATCTGCGAGGCCGGCCGCCGCGCCATCGACGAAGGCCACACCCGCTACACGGCGAACGCCGGCACGCCCGCGCTCCGTGAAGCCATCGTCCGCAAGCTCCGCGACGACAACGGGCTGACGTATTCCCCGGCCGAGATCCTGTGCTCGAACGGCGCGAAGCAATCCGTCGCGCAGGCCATCTTCGTCCTCTGCCGCCCCGGCGACGAGGTCGTGATCCCCGCGCCGTACTGGGTGTCGTATCCCGAGATGGTACAGCTGGCGGGCGGCGAGTCCGTCATCGTGGAGACGACGCCGGAGAGCGGCTACCGGATGGGGCCGGACGAGCTGGCGGCGGCGCTCACCGAGCGGACGCGGATCGTCGTGCTCAACTCGCCCTCGAACCCGACGGGCGCGGTCTATTCCCGCGCCGAGCTCGAAGCGCTCGCCGAGGTGCTGCGCGGCCGGGACGACGTGTTCGTGGTCTCCGACGAGATCTACGAGCGCGTGATCTACGACGCCGAGCACGTCTCCTTCGCCGCGCTCGACGGGATGCGCGAGCGGACGGTGACGGTCAACGGCTTCTCGAAGGCATATGCGATGACGGGCTGGCGGCTGGGCTACCTCGCCGCGCCCGCGTGGATCGTCGAGGCCGCGTCGACGATGCAGGGGCAGTTCACGTCGGCGCCGTCGGCGATCACGCAGCAGGCGGGGATTGCCGCGCTCGCGATGGACCCCGAGCCGATCCGGCAGATGGTCCGCGCCTTCCGCGAGCGCCGCGACTTCGTGCTCGGCGCGCTCACGGCGATCCCCGGCGTCCAATGCCCGACGCCCGAGGGCGCGTTCTACGTCTTCCCCGACGTATCGGCGTACTTCGGCCGGACGGCCCCGAGCGGCCGGGCCGTGGCGAATAGCGAGGACCTCTGTTTCTACCTCCTCGAAGAGCACGACGTGGCGCTCGTCCCGGGCGATGCGTTCGGCGCGCCCTACGGCATCCGCCTCTCGTACGCGGCCTCGACGGACGACCTGCGCGAGGCGATGCGGCGGATCTCGGCCGGCCTCGGCGCGCTGCAGGCGTGA
- the coaD gene encoding pantetheine-phosphate adenylyltransferase has translation MARLALYPGSFDPVTLGHLDVLRRALRLFDRVEVTIAVNAAKKMLLSDEERVALVEASVADWPAAERDRIDVALYEGLIADRAAERGAVALVRGIRQVTDFDYELRMAIANQRLNAEAVTVFLTPSEEQAFTSSSLVREIHRFGGDVSSFVPPPVLERLRAEKG, from the coding sequence ATGGCCCGCCTCGCCCTCTATCCCGGCTCCTTCGACCCCGTCACGCTCGGCCACCTCGACGTGCTTCGCCGCGCCCTCCGCCTCTTCGACCGCGTCGAGGTGACGATCGCCGTCAACGCGGCGAAGAAGATGCTCCTCTCGGACGAGGAGCGCGTGGCGCTCGTCGAAGCCTCCGTCGCCGACTGGCCCGCCGCCGAGCGCGACCGCATCGACGTGGCGCTGTACGAGGGGCTCATCGCCGACCGCGCGGCCGAGCGCGGGGCCGTCGCCCTCGTGCGCGGCATCCGGCAGGTGACGGACTTCGACTACGAGCTCCGCATGGCGATCGCGAACCAGCGGCTCAACGCCGAGGCCGTCACCGTTTTCCTCACGCCGAGCGAGGAGCAGGCGTTCACGAGCTCGTCGCTCGTCCGCGAGATCCACCGCTTCGGCGGCGATGTATCGTCGTTCGTCCCGCCGCCGGTGCTGGAGCGACTGCGGGCGGAGAAAGGCTGA
- the infC gene encoding translation initiation factor IF-3: MNDQIRTERVRVVDPEGEHGIYEISAALELAQRRGLDLVEVAPDADPPVAKIMDFGKFRYEQQKKEKEQRKKAHKVELKEVRFRPNTDDHDFDFKAKHARGFLEDGNQVKAWVQFRGRDIIYKDRGADLLGRFIEELADISRVEQLPKMEGRRMTVMLTPDKSGKKDKSGS, encoded by the coding sequence ATCAATGACCAGATCCGCACCGAGCGCGTGCGCGTCGTGGACCCCGAGGGCGAGCACGGCATCTACGAAATTAGCGCGGCCCTCGAACTCGCCCAGCGGCGCGGCCTCGACCTCGTCGAGGTGGCCCCCGATGCGGACCCGCCCGTAGCCAAGATCATGGACTTCGGGAAGTTCCGCTACGAGCAGCAGAAGAAGGAGAAGGAGCAGCGCAAGAAGGCCCACAAGGTCGAGCTCAAAGAGGTCCGCTTCCGCCCCAACACGGACGACCACGACTTCGACTTCAAGGCGAAGCACGCCCGCGGCTTCCTCGAAGACGGCAACCAGGTCAAGGCGTGGGTGCAGTTCCGCGGCCGCGACATCATCTACAAGGACCGCGGCGCCGACCTCCTCGGCCGGTTCATCGAAGAGCTCGCGGACATCTCGCGCGTCGAGCAGCTCCCGAAGATGGAAGGCCGCCGGATGACGGTGATGCTTACGCCCGACAAGTCCGGCAAGAAGGACAAGAGCGGTTCGTGA
- the rpmI gene encoding 50S ribosomal protein L35 → MPKMKSNSGAKKRFARTGTGKLKRKKAFASHILTKKSPKRKSDLRKTTLVDQADEKRMKRLIVGTK, encoded by the coding sequence ATGCCGAAGATGAAGTCCAACAGCGGCGCCAAAAAGCGCTTCGCTCGGACCGGGACCGGCAAACTCAAGCGCAAGAAGGCGTTTGCGAGCCACATCCTGACGAAGAAGTCGCCGAAGCGGAAGAGCGATCTCCGCAAGACGACGCTCGTCGATCAGGCCGACGAGAAGCGCATGAAGCGCCTCATCGTCGGGACCAAATAA
- the rplT gene encoding 50S ribosomal protein L20 has translation MPRARNTVASRRRRKKILKLAKGYWGRRGNVYTVAKHSVEKGLQYAYRDRRQRKRQFRRLWIARINAAARLNGTTYSRLISDLRKADIPLNRKVLADLAMHDAEAFTKVVEQATA, from the coding sequence ATGCCACGCGCCCGTAACACCGTGGCTTCCCGTCGCCGCCGCAAGAAGATTCTGAAGCTTGCGAAGGGCTACTGGGGTCGCCGAGGCAACGTCTACACCGTTGCCAAGCACTCCGTCGAGAAGGGGCTGCAGTACGCGTACCGAGACCGCCGCCAACGGAAGCGGCAGTTCCGGCGCCTGTGGATCGCCCGTATCAACGCCGCCGCGCGGCTCAACGGCACCACGTACTCGCGCCTCATCTCCGACCTCCGCAAGGCGGATATCCCGCTGAACCGGAAAGTGCTGGCCGACCTCGCCATGCACGACGCGGAAGCCTTTACGAAAGTCGTCGAGCAAGCCACGGCGTAG
- the pheS gene encoding phenylalanine--tRNA ligase subunit alpha, giving the protein MSADTTTLHDEIDALTREIDDARLSTPDEIEAFRIRMLGRKSGVVTALFGRITEVEPAERGRAGQALNALRQKAEAAIETAQAALAGSTGAERTDLDLTLPGRIPAPVVGPDGVGSLHPLTQTLREIEQIFARFGFDIAGGPEIEDDWHNFTALNFPPDHPARDMQDTLFLEPPAPEGRGIVMRTHTSPAQIRVLERAVEDGSGPPVRVIVPGRVYRNEAISYKSYCLFHQVEGLVVDEGITFADLKEMLHVFAQTLFGDDVRMRFRPSFFPFTEPSAEVDIWWADESGDGGRWLEILGCGMVDPNVLEAVQIDPERYTGYAWGMGVERMAMLKYGVDDIRLFYENDARFLKQF; this is encoded by the coding sequence ATGTCCGCCGACACGACCACGCTCCACGACGAGATCGACGCGCTCACCCGCGAGATCGACGACGCCCGGCTCTCGACGCCCGACGAGATCGAGGCCTTCCGCATCCGCATGCTCGGCCGGAAGAGCGGCGTCGTCACGGCCCTCTTCGGGCGGATCACCGAGGTCGAGCCCGCCGAGCGCGGGCGGGCGGGGCAGGCGCTCAACGCCCTCCGGCAGAAGGCCGAGGCCGCCATCGAGACGGCGCAGGCCGCGCTCGCCGGCAGCACCGGCGCCGAGCGGACCGACCTCGACCTCACGCTCCCCGGCCGCATCCCGGCGCCCGTCGTGGGACCCGACGGCGTCGGCAGCCTCCACCCGCTGACGCAGACGCTCCGCGAGATCGAGCAGATCTTCGCCCGCTTCGGGTTCGACATCGCGGGAGGCCCGGAGATCGAGGACGACTGGCACAATTTCACCGCGCTGAACTTCCCGCCGGACCACCCCGCGCGGGATATGCAGGACACGCTCTTCCTCGAACCGCCCGCGCCCGAGGGCCGCGGCATCGTGATGCGGACGCACACCTCGCCGGCGCAGATCCGCGTGCTGGAGCGCGCGGTGGAGGACGGCTCCGGCCCGCCCGTCCGTGTGATCGTCCCCGGCCGCGTCTACCGCAACGAGGCGATCTCGTACAAGAGCTACTGCCTGTTCCACCAGGTCGAGGGCCTCGTCGTGGACGAAGGGATCACCTTCGCCGACCTCAAGGAGATGCTCCACGTCTTCGCCCAGACCCTCTTCGGCGACGACGTGCGGATGCGGTTCCGCCCCAGCTTCTTCCCCTTCACCGAGCCCTCGGCCGAGGTCGACATCTGGTGGGCGGACGAGAGCGGGGACGGCGGGCGCTGGCTCGAAATCCTCGGCTGCGGCATGGTGGACCCGAACGTGCTCGAAGCCGTCCAGATCGACCCCGAGCGCTACACCGGCTACGCGTGGGGCATGGGCGTCGAGCGGATGGCGATGCTGAAGTACGGCGTCGACGACATCCGCCTCTTCTACGAGAACGACGCGCGCTTCCTCAAGCAGTTTTAG
- the pheT gene encoding phenylalanine--tRNA ligase subunit beta, translating into MNISYNWLSDYVDHGLAPDELADVLTMVGLEVESVEGRGRDLSGVVVGHVLATRPHPNADRLTLCDVDLGSGGPVQIVCGAPNVAAAQKVAVATVGTTLLLPSRKTGELEPVTLGQVKLRGEESNGMICAEDELGLGTDHAGIMVLDEDAPVGQPFERYLRERGVPVRDVTIDVAITPNRPDATSHLGVARDVAAVTEKPLMKPEVDVPEGGGKAAKAFEVEIEAPAVCGRYVGMLVRGVTVGESPAWLKARLEAVGLRPRNNVVDVTNYVMHEVGQPLHAFDFQTLAGAKIVVRQTEGETTFTTLDSVERTLPAGTLMICDAETPVAIGGVMGGENSEVTDTTTDVLIESAYFDPTSIRKTAKALNIQTDASYRFERGVDPAGQAWAAARAAHLIVQLGGGEIVPGIVDERPVTPETREITLRPKRLAHVLGAEIPLDEIKRLLTAIGFEVGDPGVAGSMLGRALRSGVVEGEEAKIGMTCVVPTFRPDVEREIDVIEEVARLWGFDRIPTPPRTAIPFTPPRPDREAQLRQRAEGQLVGLGFRELYTNSLLPVRVAEAFDAAELVGVEMAPAVTVNAISREMAALRPSLLPGLLGALAYNQNRDGGPLRFFEFGHVYGRADDPTNPVEGYHEHPSMILGMSGPAQLAGPDRDERAVDFYDLKGVVELLLRALGIDGVEEVAAPEANERTAYRLFLEHDGQRLGVLARTSDALAERSDLQEPVYFAELNWETIAAAATARPPTRYVPISRAPAVDRDLAVTVDADTPVGPLLATIRAAGGGLLRDVRVFDLYAGDRIEAGKKSVAFALRFGAEQTLTDKVVDKRVRAIVDRLGREHRAELRQ; encoded by the coding sequence ATGAACATCTCTTACAACTGGCTCTCCGACTACGTCGACCACGGCCTCGCGCCCGACGAACTCGCCGACGTGCTGACGATGGTCGGGCTCGAAGTCGAGTCCGTCGAGGGGCGCGGGCGCGACCTCTCGGGCGTCGTCGTCGGGCATGTCCTCGCGACGCGGCCCCACCCGAACGCTGACCGGCTGACGCTATGCGACGTGGACCTCGGGAGCGGCGGCCCGGTGCAGATCGTCTGCGGCGCGCCGAACGTCGCGGCAGCGCAGAAGGTCGCAGTGGCGACGGTCGGGACGACGCTGCTGCTGCCCTCGCGGAAGACGGGCGAGCTGGAGCCGGTGACGCTCGGGCAGGTGAAGCTGCGCGGCGAGGAGTCGAACGGAATGATCTGCGCCGAGGACGAGCTCGGGCTCGGCACCGACCACGCAGGGATTATGGTACTGGACGAGGATGCCCCCGTCGGACAGCCGTTCGAGCGCTACCTCCGCGAGCGCGGCGTGCCGGTGCGCGACGTGACGATCGACGTCGCGATCACGCCGAACCGGCCGGACGCGACGAGCCACCTCGGCGTGGCGCGCGACGTGGCGGCCGTGACGGAGAAGCCGCTGATGAAGCCCGAGGTCGACGTGCCGGAGGGCGGCGGGAAAGCGGCGAAGGCGTTCGAGGTCGAGATCGAGGCCCCGGCCGTGTGCGGGCGCTACGTCGGGATGCTCGTGCGCGGCGTCACCGTCGGCGAGTCGCCGGCGTGGCTCAAGGCGCGGCTCGAAGCGGTGGGCCTCCGCCCGCGCAACAACGTCGTCGACGTCACGAACTACGTGATGCACGAGGTCGGGCAGCCGCTCCACGCCTTCGACTTCCAGACCCTCGCCGGGGCGAAGATCGTCGTCCGGCAGACGGAGGGCGAGACAACGTTCACCACGCTCGACAGCGTGGAGCGCACGCTCCCGGCCGGAACCCTGATGATCTGCGACGCCGAGACGCCGGTGGCGATCGGCGGCGTGATGGGCGGCGAGAACTCCGAGGTCACCGACACGACGACCGACGTGCTCATCGAGAGCGCATACTTCGACCCGACCTCGATCCGCAAGACGGCGAAGGCGCTCAACATCCAGACCGACGCCTCGTACCGCTTCGAGCGCGGCGTGGACCCGGCCGGGCAGGCGTGGGCGGCGGCGCGCGCGGCCCACCTCATCGTGCAGCTCGGCGGCGGCGAGATCGTGCCCGGGATTGTGGACGAGCGGCCCGTCACGCCGGAGACGCGCGAGATCACGCTCCGCCCGAAGCGGCTCGCTCACGTCCTCGGCGCCGAGATCCCGCTCGACGAGATCAAGCGGCTGCTCACCGCCATCGGCTTCGAAGTCGGCGACCCCGGCGTCGCCGGGTCGATGTTGGGCCGCGCCCTCCGCTCGGGCGTTGTCGAAGGCGAGGAGGCGAAGATCGGGATGACGTGCGTCGTCCCGACGTTCCGGCCGGACGTGGAACGCGAGATCGACGTGATCGAGGAGGTCGCCCGACTGTGGGGCTTCGACCGGATCCCGACACCGCCGCGCACGGCGATCCCGTTCACCCCGCCCCGGCCCGACCGCGAGGCGCAGCTCCGACAGCGGGCCGAGGGGCAGCTCGTCGGGCTCGGCTTCCGCGAGCTGTACACGAACAGCCTCCTCCCCGTCCGCGTCGCCGAAGCGTTCGACGCGGCGGAGCTCGTCGGCGTCGAGATGGCGCCGGCCGTCACCGTCAACGCGATCAGTCGGGAGATGGCGGCGCTCCGGCCGAGCCTGCTGCCGGGCTTGCTCGGCGCCCTCGCCTACAACCAGAACCGCGACGGCGGGCCGCTCCGCTTCTTCGAGTTCGGCCACGTCTACGGCCGCGCCGACGACCCGACGAACCCGGTCGAGGGCTACCACGAGCACCCGTCGATGATCCTCGGGATGAGCGGCCCGGCCCAACTCGCCGGACCGGACCGGGACGAGCGGGCGGTGGATTTCTACGACTTGAAAGGCGTCGTCGAACTCTTGCTCCGCGCGCTCGGGATCGACGGCGTCGAAGAAGTCGCTGCGCCGGAGGCGAACGAGCGGACGGCGTACCGCCTCTTCCTCGAACACGACGGGCAGCGGCTCGGCGTGCTCGCGCGCACGTCGGACGCGCTCGCCGAGCGGTCCGATCTCCAGGAGCCGGTCTACTTCGCCGAGTTGAACTGGGAGACGATCGCCGCCGCGGCCACGGCCCGGCCGCCGACGCGCTACGTGCCGATCTCGCGGGCGCCCGCCGTGGACCGCGACCTCGCCGTGACGGTGGACGCCGATACTCCCGTCGGCCCGCTCCTCGCGACGATCCGCGCGGCCGGCGGCGGCCTCCTCCGCGACGTCCGCGTGTTCGACCTCTACGCCGGCGACCGCATCGAGGCCGGGAAGAAGAGCGTGGCGTTCGCGCTCCGCTTCGGCGCCGAGCAGACGCTGACGGACAAGGTCGTGGACAAACGCGTGCGCGCGATCGTGGACCGGCTCGGCCGCGAGCACCGCGCCGAACTTCGGCAGTAA
- a CDS encoding cell division protein ZapA → MSLKSLRVEILDHEYPLRVTEQDEAFTKRLAAYVDGRMRQVQGEISGVSDLTYAVLGALAIAEELHLVRDELQQLRASIGTDADALADRLDAVLDADV, encoded by the coding sequence ATGTCTTTGAAGTCGCTTCGCGTCGAGATCCTCGACCACGAGTACCCGCTGCGCGTAACGGAGCAGGACGAGGCGTTCACGAAGCGGCTCGCCGCGTACGTCGACGGACGGATGCGCCAGGTTCAGGGCGAGATCAGCGGCGTATCGGACCTGACGTACGCCGTGCTCGGGGCACTCGCGATCGCCGAAGAGCTGCACCTCGTCCGCGACGAGCTGCAGCAGCTCCGCGCCTCCATCGGCACCGATGCCGACGCCCTCGCCGACCGGCTCGACGCTGTGCTCGACGCCGACGTGTGA
- the rny gene encoding ribonuclease Y, with the protein MDSAVLLSLAAALVALGLGFVLGRLTWVGRAGRRLDEAAREAEALIEQAQQEAETFRQQHVVTARDALEAERHRLATEAQEQKSKFRRIRHKLDARQEKLARRLKRIGQREDAVQKALDAVDALRAEADHRNTEAEELRASVQKLAKAVGSRQQEVAARERDAEALRESLAAKHVRLDRLVGEHIRKLEAVTGISKQEALERLIEELENEAKLEAAAAIKEIRDEAKMTANREARKVVLTAIQRTASTHTIEHTVSVVQLTSDDMKGRIIGREGRNIRAFEAATGIEVVVDDTPEAVLLSGFDPVRREIAKVAMERLVQDGRIHPARIEEIVEKTRAEIEEDVIEAGEQAVIELGLHGLHPELVRLVGRMKFRFSYGQNLLAHSMEVAQLASLMAAELDLDPRKARRAGLLHDIGKVVEGELESPHAIVGMEWAQRYKEHPEVCNAVGAHHDEIEMTSALSPIVQAADSISGARPGARREGLENYVQRLKALEEVARGFDGVQRVYAIQAGREVRVIVNHDLVSDARADQMAREISKKIEHDLQYPGQVKITVIREVRAVAYAK; encoded by the coding sequence ATGGACTCTGCCGTCCTCCTCTCCCTCGCTGCGGCCCTCGTCGCGCTCGGCCTCGGCTTCGTGCTCGGCCGGCTGACGTGGGTCGGGCGCGCCGGGCGACGGCTCGATGAGGCGGCGCGTGAGGCCGAGGCCCTCATCGAGCAGGCGCAGCAAGAGGCCGAGACGTTCCGCCAGCAGCACGTCGTCACGGCGCGGGATGCGCTCGAAGCCGAGCGGCACCGGCTGGCGACCGAGGCGCAGGAGCAGAAGTCCAAGTTCCGCCGTATCCGCCACAAGCTCGACGCCCGGCAGGAGAAGCTCGCCCGCCGCCTCAAACGGATCGGCCAGCGCGAGGACGCCGTCCAGAAGGCGCTCGACGCCGTGGACGCGCTCCGCGCCGAGGCCGACCACCGCAACACCGAGGCCGAAGAGCTGCGGGCGAGCGTGCAGAAGCTCGCCAAAGCCGTCGGCAGCCGGCAGCAGGAAGTCGCCGCCCGCGAGCGCGACGCCGAGGCGCTGCGCGAGTCGCTCGCCGCCAAGCACGTCCGCCTCGACCGCCTCGTCGGCGAGCACATCCGCAAGCTCGAAGCCGTGACGGGCATCTCGAAGCAGGAAGCGCTCGAGCGGCTCATCGAGGAGCTGGAAAACGAGGCCAAGCTCGAAGCCGCCGCCGCCATCAAAGAGATCCGCGACGAGGCGAAGATGACGGCCAACCGCGAGGCGCGGAAGGTCGTCCTCACGGCGATCCAGCGCACGGCCTCCACCCACACCATCGAGCACACCGTCTCCGTCGTCCAGCTCACGAGCGACGACATGAAGGGGCGGATCATCGGGCGCGAGGGCCGCAACATCCGCGCGTTCGAGGCCGCCACTGGCATTGAAGTCGTCGTGGACGACACGCCCGAGGCCGTGCTCCTCTCCGGGTTCGACCCCGTGCGCCGCGAGATCGCGAAGGTGGCGATGGAGCGGCTCGTGCAGGACGGCCGCATCCACCCCGCCCGCATCGAGGAGATCGTCGAGAAGACGCGGGCGGAAATCGAGGAGGACGTGATCGAGGCGGGCGAGCAGGCCGTGATCGAGCTCGGCCTCCACGGACTGCACCCCGAGCTGGTTCGGCTCGTCGGCCGGATGAAGTTCCGCTTCTCCTACGGGCAGAACCTCCTCGCGCACTCGATGGAGGTCGCCCAGCTCGCCTCGCTGATGGCGGCCGAACTCGACCTCGACCCGCGCAAAGCCCGCCGCGCCGGGCTGCTACACGACATCGGGAAGGTCGTGGAGGGCGAGTTGGAGAGCCCGCATGCGATCGTCGGGATGGAGTGGGCGCAGCGTTACAAAGAGCACCCCGAGGTCTGCAACGCCGTCGGCGCGCACCACGACGAGATCGAGATGACGTCGGCGCTCTCCCCCATCGTGCAGGCCGCCGACTCGATCAGCGGCGCGCGGCCCGGCGCGCGGCGCGAGGGGCTGGAGAACTACGTCCAGCGGCTGAAGGCGCTCGAAGAGGTCGCCCGCGGGTTCGACGGCGTGCAGCGGGTCTACGCGATCCAGGCCGGCCGCGAAGTCCGCGTGATCGTCAACCACGACCTCGTCTCCGACGCCCGCGCCGACCAGATGGCGCGGGAGATCTCGAAGAAGATCGAGCACGACCTCCAGTACCCCGGCCAGGTCAAGATCACCGTGATCCGCGAAGTCCGCGCCGTCGCTTACGCGAAGTAG
- a CDS encoding glycerol-3-phosphate acyltransferase: protein MTLLASVLVGWLIGSIPTAYLVVKRRHGLDVHLEGSANVGANNAYRTTGSKRIGALVLALDALKGIAAAAAGWAVATALGASDPYWSKSVALLGAIAGHNYNLWLSLSSGRLAGGKGLATAAGGFLLVTPLLVPAWGLLFLVGRWAFATWRGVRDTIFGNVVATVLVPFAAWGLYGAAGFVVVLAFAALVLPKHVGQVRALWYSGAET from the coding sequence ATGACGCTACTCGCCTCCGTCCTCGTCGGCTGGCTGATCGGCTCGATCCCGACGGCCTACCTCGTCGTCAAGCGCCGCCACGGGCTCGACGTCCACCTCGAGGGCTCGGCGAACGTCGGGGCGAACAACGCCTACCGGACGACGGGGTCGAAGCGTATCGGAGCGCTCGTGCTCGCGCTCGACGCGCTGAAAGGGATCGCCGCCGCCGCCGCAGGTTGGGCCGTGGCGACCGCGCTCGGGGCATCGGATCCGTACTGGTCGAAGAGCGTGGCCCTCCTAGGCGCGATTGCTGGGCACAACTACAACCTGTGGCTCTCGCTCTCGTCGGGCCGGCTCGCGGGCGGCAAAGGGCTGGCGACAGCGGCGGGCGGCTTCCTCCTCGTGACGCCGCTCCTCGTGCCGGCGTGGGGCCTGCTGTTCCTCGTCGGCCGGTGGGCGTTCGCGACGTGGCGCGGTGTGCGGGACACGATCTTCGGCAACGTCGTCGCCACCGTGCTCGTGCCGTTCGCGGCCTGGGGCCTCTACGGCGCGGCGGGCTTCGTCGTCGTGCTCGCTTTCGCCGCGCTCGTCCTGCCGAAGCACGTCGGGCAAGTGCGCGCGTTGTGGTATTCGGGAGCCGAGACCTGA